ATTATTCAGGTGTTCTAATTGTCCTGTGATTCTCTGCCCTTCTCGTCCAGTGAGAAAGGAAGAATTCAAATTCTCCTACATGTCATCCCTCTTTCTCTGACGTTTTTCAAGTTCCTTTTTCATTTCAAGGACCTGCTTCCTCTCCTCATCCATCTCTGCTTGCCGTTTTTCTAAAAGTTCCCACATTTTCCTCAGGTCCTGCTTCTCCTTTTCCACTTGCTTTTCTTTGAATTCCAGTTCTCTCAACCTCTCTTCTAGCTTGTCCTCAGGAATAATGTGCACTAATTGGTTGTGTTCTTTACCTAGTTCATACATCTGAAGCactctgtgtttttctgaaaaggaaaaatatgGAAGAGACTCTTTGGTTAGAATTCTTGTAACAAacataattaattaagtaagtaagtagttataattaataattaaatggtTGGTCACTAGACATAAATGTTTTACAATTAATTGCTGACAAACATAGATGAATAAATTTCAGCAAAGGCTAATGGTTAGAGGATTGTCTGACCTAGCTCACGGTACAGTAATGGCTCACAGTAGAAGAGTGTATTGTAGAATCCATCGCTCTGTTTTATCCCATGCTGCTCCAAAACTCTAAACATGGCATGCATTCTCGCCTCGCTTCCTTCCTCTTCACACACCTGGAAATACTCTTCTTCTGTAATCAGGCCCTGATGGAGCATTCGGTTGGCCACTGGTTCCACCTGCCTCACTGACTGAATGAGCCTCTGCCTCACCATATGCACATATTGAGAGTGCTCTGAATGGGAGAGATTACAGTCTGTGAGTGATTTTCATTTACCAAGTCCACTTTAAGCATGAGAAATTATTAAATTACTTGTTTCTTGGGGTCTGAGCTTCATGTTGCA
This portion of the Hemibagrus wyckioides isolate EC202008001 linkage group LG29, SWU_Hwy_1.0, whole genome shotgun sequence genome encodes:
- the LOC131348877 gene encoding uncharacterized protein LOC131348877, with translation MYPEMNMARHQDVVTSCMDELVERVNESRRICKALLSQGLLTQDKYRTIVESSRSQDRMKQLLHALSSKGQQGREALYRLLQEHEPELTLQMEHSQYVHMVRQRLIQSVRQVEPVANRMLHQGLITEEEYFQVCEEEGSEARMHAMFRVLEQHGIKQSDGFYNTLFYCEPLLYRELEKHRVLQMYELGKEHNQLVHIIPEDKLEERLRELEFKEKQVEKEKQDLRKMWELLEKRQAEMDEERKQVLEMKKELEKRQRKRDDM